The sequence CGGCCAACTTCAAGCGCAGCGACATATTATGCAGGCGCGCGTAGAGCGTCTTCACTGAATCACCTCAGCCAATTCCAGCAACTGCGCGCTGAAGTCCACGCCTTGCGCTCGCGCCACTGGAAGGTTGATGAGGAACTTGGGCCGCCCGCCGAGCAGTCGCAGCCCGAGCGCAAGTCCGCCTTCGACATACGAGGGTTCGGTAGAGACAGTCAGGGTCCCATGTTCGTAGGCGAACCGGGCGATTTGTTCCATGTCCATACCGCGCAGTGGCGCCACGATTAGCACATCCGCCGCGGAGTCCAGCGCGACTTTCTGCCACTCCGAACGCTCAGCGTTAATGGCCACGAACTTCACCGGAAGCGTGCGAATTGAATCAATACCGGAAAGCGCGTGCGCTTCGCGCAATTCTTCCATCACATCATAGGAAGCGCGATAGCGCGGCTGATACAACACGCCGATCACAAGGTCATCACCGCAGCGAGTCGTAAGTGCGCGGTCAAACATAAGGGCTTTGCAGTACATAGTGAATTGCAGCGGAACCGGCACACCTGGGTCGCGGCTCTCGGTGACGCGTATCAGCGACAGCAACGCAACCAGCGCGGCTGGCAACAGCAACCCCATGACTTTCGTGCTCAGGCGCTGATTAGAAGCTGAGTTGAACACGCAGACCTGCCTGCCTTCCACGTTGCGGAATCATGTCCAGATTCTCGGCGGAAGTGGGCTTCAGATTATCCCAACTTCCCGCATGAAAGTAGGACGTGTCAAAAGCGTTGCGAACGAACGCGGTGCACAGCAAACGGGATTGCCAGGTTTGCATGGTAAACGCCAGATTCAATACGCCAAACGCCGGGGTTTCGTCATTGAGCAGCGTGCGTCGGGAGGACTCAGCTTGCCCGTCCGCGGCAATGCGGAACCGTCGGGCAAAGGGAATTCCAACTCCCGCCTTGAGTAGAGAGTACGGTGAATTCGTGATGCGGATCGCGTTGGGCTCTTCAACTGTATGCTGGTAGCTATAGCTCAGAAAGCCGCTGATCCCATGTCCGCGGCGGTAGGTAAGTTCACCTTCGATGCCCTCGCCCGCGATTTCGCCTTCATTGCGGAACACGACCAGTCCGTCGTCGTCATCAATGGCGGAGCTGATCAGGTTGTTCACATGGAAGCCATATATCGAGATGGTACCAAATAGATTCTCGATCAACCGCTGTTCGAGGCACAGTTCCAATGAATTTAGCCGTTCAGGGGTGAGATCAGGATTGGCCTTTGCCTGCTCAGGATACCAGTAGTAGGCTTCGAGTACCGTAGGCGTGCGGTACGCTTGCCCGTAAAGCAGCTTGATTGCGGACTTTCGTCCGGGGAGATACACCAAGGCCGTGCGCGGTACGAGGGCTTTCCAGCCGAGCGAATACCACGATTGCCGCAACCCGGCGGTGAGCATCGCCTTCGAACTGAACTGGTACTCGTTCTGAACGAACGCCGAGAAGTCGTGATAAGGGTGTGATTCATTGCTGAAAACCTCCTCTGATGTCGAGGAGTAGTAGTCGTTCTGCATGTGGCGTACGAACTCTACACCGGTGATCAACCGCTCGTAGGATACCGGGCTCCATTCGCTGCGAACTTCGACCCCGGCGCGCTTCTCGCGCTGATAGTCGACATTGTCGGGCGACTCCGGTTCATACGGATACACGCCGTCGTACCGGAAGGTGTTGTAGTACGCCCTCCCGATCACGTCCATTTTGCGGTGAACAGTGCGCGAATACTCGACCTGACCGCCGCCGTACATATCCCACGATTTGCTCCGCGAGTCATTGAAGACGGTACTCCAGCTCGCCGTTGGGATCCCCTTCCACCGCTGTGTGTAGTAACCCTGCATGCGCAGTCGCCCGCGGGACGAGCTTAAGAACAGGCCCTGCCGCCGCTCCCAATCCAGGCCTTTCACAACTCCGTTGTTCGTCTCCGGATCGTCGTAGGGTTCCAGGTAGACGTCGTCGCCGCGTTGATCGCAGACCATCGCTCCCAGCGCGACACTCCACTCGCCCGGCAGCCGTTTGGCAAAGTATAGGTTTGAAGCCGCGCCGCGCGGTGTGCCGACAGTGCCGCCCACCGTGACGCCTTCCTTCGTCGAGGCGTCTTTCGTCACCACGTTAACAACGGCGAACATCGCGTTTGTGCCGTACAGCGAAGAGCCCGGGCCGCGCGCGATTTCGATTCGGTCAATGACCTGCAGGTCAAGCGCGAATATGGATCCCAAGGGCGCCATCCCCTGCGTATTCTCGTTCAGTGCTTGCCCGTTGAGCAGCATGAGCAGTCGGTTGCTGTAGTCGCTGGGCCGTTGATAGCCGCGCATGCCGATGGACGTGTAATTCAAATCGTCCGTGACGTAGAAGCCGCGCACGGAATTCAGCGCCTCCTCAAGCGTCTGCCAGCCGTATTGCTCAATTTCCGCGGACGTAATGACCGTAACCGACGCCGGCGCTTCAAGCGTGGTTTGATCGTGCTTGGAAACGGCCGTAACATGGATCCCCATCAATGAGTCCAGCGACAGCGACTCGAGGTCAGACGCTCGAGCATAGTCGTGCTGCCCCAGCGCGGCCGCCAGGACAATCCATCGCAGGAGTATATGAATATTCAGGGTCATGACTTTACAATACCGTTATCGGACGATAGGAAGTTAAAGGTCCTCTTCAACATGTCGTTAGGCAAACTCGGACCACCATGCTACGAATGCTACGCCGATTCGGCACGTAAGAATGTTGCACTTCAAAAACCGATCGGGCACTCGGCGCAAGAGTGCCGATTTCCAGCTAAATTCGCCCTGGAATCGGCGCTTGCAACCGGTTCTCGAGCCGCGTATTGCCAGCCGCGTCGTACATTGCTACTTCCATACCAAATCTACGATTGACCTATCTACAAAAATAGGAGAGCCCCGTACGGGGCTCTCCTTGCCGACATATTCAACGAATCCCTTAATCCACGGCCGTCGCCGTTTCTGTGTTGCGCTTGTGGCCGTATTTCAAGTACAGCGCGGGCAGTACGACCATGTTGAGCGCCGTGGAAGTTAGCAGGCCACCAAGAATCACGATAGCCATCGGCGTCTGGATCTCTTTACCCGGTTGCCCGCCGCCCAGCGCCAGCGGCAGCAGTGCCAGACCAGCGCACATCGCCGTCATAAGAATCGGGTTCATTCGCTCCAGACTGCCGCGGACGATGGCCTCGCGGGCGCCGAGCCCCTGTTCGTCAATCAAATCATGGAAATGCGCGATCATCAGAATTCCATTACGCGCAGCGATACCAAATAACGTCACAAAACCCACAAGTGCGGCCACGGACACGATACCACTCGTGAAGTGCACGGCAAATACACCGCCGATCAGCGCGAGCGGCAAGTTAACCATCACCAACAGTGCGTCTCGGAACGTGCCGAATTCCATGAACAGCAACAGCAAGATCGCTCCGATTGACAAGGCCGACAGCAGCATGATGATCTGGCTGGCGGCCTCGGCGCTTTCAAACTGACCTCCATACGACACAAAGTACCCTTCAGGAAGGTCAACATTTGCGTTAACGCGCTGCCGAACGTCTGCCACGACGCTCGCGATATCGCGACCGGTAATGTTTGCCTGAACGACGATCTTCCGGCTGACGTTTTCGCGGCTGATAGAATTTGGGCCGCTGCTCTGCTCGATACGCGCGAGTTCTTGCAGCGGCACTTGCGGGCCCGCAGGTGTTGCAAACAAGCTGCTGCGGATCGCCTCATCTGTATCACGCGCATCCTGCGGAAAGCGCACGACCAAATCAAACGGTAGTTGCCCCTCGAGCACCTGTCCGACCGTCTCGCCGTTGAATGCAGTTTCCACATTCTCAGCCAGATCCGCTACGCGCACGCCGTACACAGCCATGGCCTCGCGGTCCATCTTCACGCGCAGTTGCGGCACATCAACTTGCGGCTCCACCGACAGGTCAACGATGCCGTCAATGTCCTGCATCTCGGCCTTTATCCGCTGGGCAATTGTGCGCAATTCATAGAGATTGCTGCCGAATATCTTCACGGCTAACGCTGCCTGAGTTCCCGAGAGCATGTGATCAATGCGATGCGTCAACGGCTGTCCGACACTGATAAACGTTCCCGGAATGTCGCTTAGCATTTCGCGCATCTCCTCGAAGGTCTGTTCTTTTTTAAAACCCTCGCGTCGCAGTTTGACTTCAAACTCGCTCTGATTACTCCCGAACGTGTGTTCATCAAGCTCACCCCGTCCGGTTCTGCGCGCCACGGACTCAGCAGCCGGGTGCTTCATGAGCCGACTTTCGATCAATCTCCCGATGTCCGTTGATTCTTGCAGCGATGTTCCAGGCGGAGTCACAGCCACGATCGTTGCCGAGCCTTCGTTAAATTCAGGCAGAAACGACCGTCCCAGCCCGTTGTACACAACAATCGTCGCGACGATCATTAGCATGGCAGCGGCCACAACCCAATTGGCCCGCCGCAGCGACCAGTTGAGCGTCGGCTCATACGCGGCCTTAAGCTGTCGCACGAGCCATGTGTCATGCGACCCTGATTTGGGCTTCATGCGCGGCAGCAGGTACAGACTCAACGCCGGAACAATCGTCACCGCCACGAGCAGCGAAGCAAAAACTGAGATCACAAAGGCAAATCCGAGTGGGAGCAGCAGCCGCCCTTCGATGCCGGACATGAAAAACAGCGGTGCGAAAACTGCGACGATGATGAAAGTAGCGACCACCATCGGCTGCCGAATTTCGTTTGAAGCCGCAAAAATCACCGTCAGCGCAGGCTTCTGTTGTCCAAGTGGCAGACTTTGATCCTCCCGCAGCCTCCTGTACACATTTTCGACGTAGATAATAGCGTCGTCAACGAGCACTCCTACCGCAATCGCCATGCCGCCCAGAGTCATGGTGTTGATCGTCATCCCCAACCAGCGCATCGCCAGTATCGCCAGAATGAGCGACAGGGGAATTGAGATTAAGCTGATGAATGTCGTCCGGAGATTCGCCAGAAAAAGCAGCAGGATAAACACAACCAGGATTGCGCCGTCCCGCAGCGCTTCGATCACGTTGTGAATGCTGACCTCGATGAAGTCCGCCTGGCGGAAGACATGGGTGTTTATCACAACATGACCCGGCGCCGCGGCCTGCAGCTCCGCGACCATCTGTTCGATACGCTGTGTCAGTTCAAGTGTGTTTGCGGTCGGCTGCTTCTGCACCGACAGAATGACCGCGTCAACGCCGTTGACGGACGCCGTACCTAACGACGTTGCGGCACCTATGACAACATCCGCCACATGCTCAACAAGCACAGGATGGCCATCGTGCACCGACACCACTGCCCGCCGCAAGTCATCGAGGCCCTCGACCCGGCCAATACCGCGGATAAGATACTCGGTGCCCCCGGTTGCGTAGAATCCGCCGGTAGAATTCAGGTTGGCCTGTGCCACGGCGGCCTTGAGTTCATCGAGGCTGATGCGATAGGCCGAAAGGCGTTCAGGCCGGGCCAGCACCTGGTACTGCTTCAGCTCGCCTCCAATCGCGGCGACCTGTGAGACGCCGGAGACGGCCAATAGCCTTCGCCGGAGTACGTTGTCGGCAAAGGAACGCAACTCCATTGGTAGCAGGGAGTCGCTGGCCACGCCGATCAGCATTATCTCGCCCATCAGGGAAGATACTGGCGCGAGAAACGGGGCGGGCATTCCGGGTGGAAGTAGTTCGGCCACCGATTGCAGCTTTTCGGCAACGATCTGCCGCGCCTGAAATATCTCCGTTCCCCATTCAAACTCAACCCAGATGATGGCCATGCCGGTGGACAGCGACGAACGCACGCGTCGGACACCGGCCGCACCGTTCATCGCAGTTTCAATCGGGAAGGCGACCAGCGTCTCGACCTCTTCCGGCGCCATGCCGTGCGCGTCAGCCAGAATGGTCACAGTTGACGCCGTTAAGTCGGGGAACACGTCTACCGGCAGATCCCTACTCACGTAAACGCCAACGGCAAGCACGACCAGCGAGGCCAACGCGACGATAAACCGCTTCTCCAACGAGAAGCGTATGATCCTCTCAAACATGTTGGAGCCCCTTAGTGGTTATGTCCGGCATGCCCGGCTTCCGCCGGGTTTATGCGTAGGGAAGCGAGTCGCACCTTATAAGCTCCACGCGTAACGACGCGTTCTCCTTCACGAACGCCGGACAAAACGGCGATCATTCCCTCATCATTGCCCCCCGTCTGAAGAATTCTCTTTTCAAACGTCTCTCCGCCAATCTGCACGTAGGCCACTGCGGTCCCCTCTTCGTCAAGCACCGCGTCTATCGGAATAGCCGGCGATTCGTGCGTCGTCTTGGTCTGCAAAAACACCTGGGCGAAGCTTCCCGGGCGAAAGACGTTGTTCTCGTTGCGCAGCTCAAAAATCACCGGAATGCGCCGCGTGAGCGGATCCAGTAGACTGCTTGCGGATACCAGCCTGCCGCCGTTCTCCGAAACTCGATAGGTTTGCTCGGAGCCGCTTACCGTGAAATATGCGTCGCTGACGTCGTCCAGCAGGGCCGCTTCCGAGACCGGAACCTGCGCTTCCAGCCACACTCGCGATGGATCTATGATGTTAAACAGATGTTCGCCCGTGCTGACATGTTGACCAAATCGCAAGTGCGTATCAGATATGACGCCGCTTGACGGGGCGCGCAGATGAAAATGATCTCCGTCCGCCAGCACGGCGTCAAGATCGAAATCCGCGCCACCCAGCGCACCGCGCAGCCGCGATGCCTTATTCTCATAATCGAGCCTCGCTTCATCAACTCTGCGAGCGGCGACTGCCCCGTCGTCGGCCAGCCGCTTCACGCGCTCGAATTCGCCTTTCGCCAGCCGGTAGTCGTTCAGCATCTGCGTCCAGTTGTTCTCCGAACCGCCTGACGGCGCGATCCGCGCCAACACTTCGCCTTTGCTCACGCGTTGCCCGGGCCGGACGATCCCGTGCATCGGGTCGGGCATCAGCACTCCGTCAAACGGTGCAAAGACTTCCGCCTCGCCAACGCCCGCCGCCTGCAATTCACCCAGTGCGCGAATATTTTCATGCAGCACGTGATTGCTTACGGTCGCCGTTGCGAAATCAAGCTGCCACTGCAACTCTTTGGTTAACGTGATCAGTTCTTCGGCCGAGGGCTTGTTCTCGTCGGCATGCTCCGCATGGTCATGGCCTTCATGTTCGTGTCCATCATGATCGTCTCCGCTGCCAAGCACATGAACACCCCGTAGAACGCCGCCAAGCGTCTCTCCGCCGCGTGTGAGCAGAATACTCACATCGTAGTCGCCGGCCGCGGGTGCCGTAACGTCCACATCATAAATACCCGGTCTCGCGGGCGCATTCGCCTGAACGCGGAGAACGGAGTTGCCATGTTGTGTAAACTCCAACGTGAGCGATCCCTGGGCAATTGGCTTGAAATCCGCCAAGTCTGTCAAGTGGATCGTGAATTCAGCCTCCTGTCGTGAATT is a genomic window of bacterium containing:
- a CDS encoding YfiR family protein, translating into MFNSASNQRLSTKVMGLLLPAALVALLSLIRVTESRDPGVPVPLQFTMYCKALMFDRALTTRCGDDLVIGVLYQPRYRASYDVMEELREAHALSGIDSIRTLPVKFVAINAERSEWQKVALDSAADVLIVAPLRGMDMEQIARFAYEHGTLTVSTEPSYVEGGLALGLRLLGGRPKFLINLPVARAQGVDFSAQLLELAEVIQ
- a CDS encoding efflux RND transporter permease subunit; its protein translation is MFERIIRFSLEKRFIVALASLVVLAVGVYVSRDLPVDVFPDLTASTVTILADAHGMAPEEVETLVAFPIETAMNGAAGVRRVRSSLSTGMAIIWVEFEWGTEIFQARQIVAEKLQSVAELLPPGMPAPFLAPVSSLMGEIMLIGVASDSLLPMELRSFADNVLRRRLLAVSGVSQVAAIGGELKQYQVLARPERLSAYRISLDELKAAVAQANLNSTGGFYATGGTEYLIRGIGRVEGLDDLRRAVVSVHDGHPVLVEHVADVVIGAATSLGTASVNGVDAVILSVQKQPTANTLELTQRIEQMVAELQAAAPGHVVINTHVFRQADFIEVSIHNVIEALRDGAILVVFILLLFLANLRTTFISLISIPLSLILAILAMRWLGMTINTMTLGGMAIAVGVLVDDAIIYVENVYRRLREDQSLPLGQQKPALTVIFAASNEIRQPMVVATFIIVAVFAPLFFMSGIEGRLLLPLGFAFVISVFASLLVAVTIVPALSLYLLPRMKPKSGSHDTWLVRQLKAAYEPTLNWSLRRANWVVAAAMLMIVATIVVYNGLGRSFLPEFNEGSATIVAVTPPGTSLQESTDIGRLIESRLMKHPAAESVARRTGRGELDEHTFGSNQSEFEVKLRREGFKKEQTFEEMREMLSDIPGTFISVGQPLTHRIDHMLSGTQAALAVKIFGSNLYELRTIAQRIKAEMQDIDGIVDLSVEPQVDVPQLRVKMDREAMAVYGVRVADLAENVETAFNGETVGQVLEGQLPFDLVVRFPQDARDTDEAIRSSLFATPAGPQVPLQELARIEQSSGPNSISRENVSRKIVVQANITGRDIASVVADVRQRVNANVDLPEGYFVSYGGQFESAEAASQIIMLLSALSIGAILLLLFMEFGTFRDALLVMVNLPLALIGGVFAVHFTSGIVSVAALVGFVTLFGIAARNGILMIAHFHDLIDEQGLGAREAIVRGSLERMNPILMTAMCAGLALLPLALGGGQPGKEIQTPMAIVILGGLLTSTALNMVVLPALYLKYGHKRNTETATAVD
- a CDS encoding TonB-dependent receptor; amino-acid sequence: MTLNIHILLRWIVLAAALGQHDYARASDLESLSLDSLMGIHVTAVSKHDQTTLEAPASVTVITSAEIEQYGWQTLEEALNSVRGFYVTDDLNYTSIGMRGYQRPSDYSNRLLMLLNGQALNENTQGMAPLGSIFALDLQVIDRIEIARGPGSSLYGTNAMFAVVNVVTKDASTKEGVTVGGTVGTPRGAASNLYFAKRLPGEWSVALGAMVCDQRGDDVYLEPYDDPETNNGVVKGLDWERRQGLFLSSSRGRLRMQGYYTQRWKGIPTASWSTVFNDSRSKSWDMYGGGQVEYSRTVHRKMDVIGRAYYNTFRYDGVYPYEPESPDNVDYQREKRAGVEVRSEWSPVSYERLITGVEFVRHMQNDYYSSTSEEVFSNESHPYHDFSAFVQNEYQFSSKAMLTAGLRQSWYSLGWKALVPRTALVYLPGRKSAIKLLYGQAYRTPTVLEAYYWYPEQAKANPDLTPERLNSLELCLEQRLIENLFGTISIYGFHVNNLISSAIDDDDGLVVFRNEGEIAGEGIEGELTYRRGHGISGFLSYSYQHTVEEPNAIRITNSPYSLLKAGVGIPFARRFRIAADGQAESSRRTLLNDETPAFGVLNLAFTMQTWQSRLLCTAFVRNAFDTSYFHAGSWDNLKPTSAENLDMIPQRGRQAGLRVQLSF
- a CDS encoding efflux RND transporter periplasmic adaptor subunit, which produces MQKKIYRLLAAALIVAVFTNCGRREEPATSEADEHAGHAHAEAGHAQTIWEGGLEVFAEWSELNSRQEAEFTIHLTDLADFKPIAQGSLTLEFTQHGNSVLRVQANAPARPGIYDVDVTAPAAGDYDVSILLTRGGETLGGVLRGVHVLGSGDDHDGHEHEGHDHAEHADENKPSAEELITLTKELQWQLDFATATVSNHVLHENIRALGELQAAGVGEAEVFAPFDGVLMPDPMHGIVRPGQRVSKGEVLARIAPSGGSENNWTQMLNDYRLAKGEFERVKRLADDGAVAARRVDEARLDYENKASRLRGALGGADFDLDAVLADGDHFHLRAPSSGVISDTHLRFGQHVSTGEHLFNIIDPSRVWLEAQVPVSEAALLDDVSDAYFTVSGSEQTYRVSENGGRLVSASSLLDPLTRRIPVIFELRNENNVFRPGSFAQVFLQTKTTHESPAIPIDAVLDEEGTAVAYVQIGGETFEKRILQTGGNDEGMIAVLSGVREGERVVTRGAYKVRLASLRINPAEAGHAGHNH